The Arachis hypogaea cultivar Tifrunner chromosome 16, arahy.Tifrunner.gnm2.J5K5, whole genome shotgun sequence genome contains a region encoding:
- the LOC112754710 gene encoding fructokinase-like 2, chloroplastic isoform X1, with protein sequence MPTACSHSLFSDFPLSCSSLFVADRCVLSLVRLRSSPPPALSLSPCSISSTPPVHNFRSRRKNAFRNVSDRVWKHGIDIQGNDDVDNMSGCKWSHVAMARRKASLDSDIGKSNENDAVVEKKTSRSSKTKRVTARTKKKSTDGSPEENIDASANEGLTSSSDDSKKRTRRTRKKVTSVSADLEEDTEVKEEKKVRRRRKPKEEKVIIENKASEGETSDQEETSFIENVDDESDDDLEWVNYDEEDISYTYGWPPLVCCFGAAQYSFVPSGRPANRLINHDIHETMKDALWSPEKFVRAPGTSAGSVAIALASLGGKVAFMGKLGDDDYGQAMLYYMNVNKVQTRSVRVDSRRSTAASTMKIGKRSKLKMSCVKPCAEDCLTKTEINVDVLKEAKMFYFSTHSLLDRNMRSTTLQAIKIAKKFGAVVFYDLNLPMPLWQSREETKTFIQKVWNLADIIEVTKQELEFLCGISPTEEFDTKNNDWSKFVHYEREVVEPLWHENLKILFVTNGTSKIHYYTQEFDGAILGMEDPPITPFTCDMSASGDGIVAALMRMLTVQPDFITDKEYLERSIKYAIDCGVVDQWIQGRVRGFPPREDMDDVIPDDNGIRSITETEYRTIKSDRELEPEDALEPVS encoded by the exons ATGCCGACGGCTTGTAGTCATTCTTTGTTCTCTGACTTCCCTCTGTCATGTTCGTCTCTGTTCGTCGCTGACCGCTGTGTTCTCTCTCTCGTTCGACTCCGTTCATCGCCTCCGCCGGCTCTCTCTCTGTCTCCCTGCTCTATCTCATCCACCCCACCAGTTCACAACTTCAG GTCTAGAAGGAAAAATGCATTCCGAAATGTAAGTGATCGTGTGTGGAAGCATGGGATTGATATTCAAGGCAATGATGATGTTGATAACAT GTCCGGATGTAAATGGAGTCATGTGGCAATGGCTAGGAGGAAAGCTTCTCTTGATTCTGATATAGGAAAGTCCAATGAAAATGATGCAGTGGTGGAAAAGAAGACTTCTAGATCATCTAAAACGAAGAGGGTGACAGCGAGGACAAAGAAAAAATCCACAGATGGGTCCCCTGAGGAGAACATTGATGCTTCCGCCAATGAAGGCTTAACTTCCTCTAGCGATGATTCCAAGAAGAGAACTCGAAGGACTCGAAAAAAAG TTACATCTGTATCTGCTGATTTGGAAGAAGATACGGAAGTCAAGGAAGAGAAAAAGGTTCGAAGACGAAGGAAACCTAAGGAGGAGAAGGTAATTATAGAGAATAAGGCTAGCGAAGGTGAAACAAGTGACCAAGAGGAGACTTCCTTTATTGAAAATGTGGATGATGAAAGTGATGATGACTTAGAATGGGTAAATTATGATGAAGAAGATATTAGCTATACTTATGGTTGGCCTCCCCTTGTTTGTTGCTTTGGAGCCGCACAGTATTCCTTTGTTCCTTCGGGGAGGCCAGCCAATAGGCTTATAAATCATGACATTCATGAAACAATGAAGGATGCATTGTGGAGCCCTGAAAAATTTGTTAGGGCCCCTGGTACCTCGGCTGGTAGTGTTGCCATTGCTCTTGCCAGCTTGGGTGGTAAGGTTGCTTTCATGGGAAAGCTTGGTGATGACGATTATGGTCAAGCAATGCTGTATTATATGAATGTGAATAAAGTTCAAACCCGATCAGTCCGTGTTGATAGTAGAAGGTCTACTGCTGCGTCAACGATGAAGATTGGTAAAAGGAGTAAACTGAAAATGAGTTGCGTAAAACCCTGTGCTGAAGATTGTTTGACAAAGACAGAGATAAATGTTGATGTGCTGAAAGAG GCAAAAATGTTCTACTTTAGCACACATTCTTTGCTTGATCGTAACATGAGATCCACTACACTACAAGCGATAAAGATTGCGAAGAAATTTGGAGCAGTTGTTTTCTATGATCTAAACCTTCCTATGCCGCTATGGCAATCTAGGGAAGAAACTAAAACTTTCATTCAGAAAGTATGGAATCTAGCAGACATTATTGAGGTCACTAAGCAAGAACTAGAATTTTTATGTGGGATCTCACCAACAGAAGAATTTGACACCAAAAATAACGATTGGTCCAAGTTTGTCCATTATGAACGTGAAGTGGTAGAACCACTTTGGCATGAGAATCTTAAGATTTTGTTTGTGACTAATGGAACTTCCAAGATACATTACTACACTCAGGAGTTTGATGGTGCTATTCTTGGTATGGAGGACCCTCCAATCACCCCATTCACTTGTGATATGTCAGCATCTGGAGATGGCATTGTTGCAG cTCTCATGCGAATGTTAACAGTTCAGCCTGATTTCATAACTGATAAAGAATACCTGGAGCGTAGCATCAAGTATGCAATTGATTGTGGGGTTGTAGACCAATGGATTCAAGGCCGAGTGCGTGGCTTTCCTCCGCGCGAAGATATGGATGACGTGATTCCCGACGACAATGGTATACGCTCAATTACTGAAACCGAGTACCGCACGATAAAGAGTGACCGAGAATTAGAGCCTGAGGACGCATTAGAGCCTGTTAGTTGA
- the LOC112754710 gene encoding fructokinase-like 2, chloroplastic isoform X2: MLYLPRSRRKNAFRNVSDRVWKHGIDIQGNDDVDNMSGCKWSHVAMARRKASLDSDIGKSNENDAVVEKKTSRSSKTKRVTARTKKKSTDGSPEENIDASANEGLTSSSDDSKKRTRRTRKKVTSVSADLEEDTEVKEEKKVRRRRKPKEEKVIIENKASEGETSDQEETSFIENVDDESDDDLEWVNYDEEDISYTYGWPPLVCCFGAAQYSFVPSGRPANRLINHDIHETMKDALWSPEKFVRAPGTSAGSVAIALASLGGKVAFMGKLGDDDYGQAMLYYMNVNKVQTRSVRVDSRRSTAASTMKIGKRSKLKMSCVKPCAEDCLTKTEINVDVLKEAKMFYFSTHSLLDRNMRSTTLQAIKIAKKFGAVVFYDLNLPMPLWQSREETKTFIQKVWNLADIIEVTKQELEFLCGISPTEEFDTKNNDWSKFVHYEREVVEPLWHENLKILFVTNGTSKIHYYTQEFDGAILGMEDPPITPFTCDMSASGDGIVAALMRMLTVQPDFITDKEYLERSIKYAIDCGVVDQWIQGRVRGFPPREDMDDVIPDDNGIRSITETEYRTIKSDRELEPEDALEPVS; encoded by the exons aTGTTGTATCTTCCTAGGTCTAGAAGGAAAAATGCATTCCGAAATGTAAGTGATCGTGTGTGGAAGCATGGGATTGATATTCAAGGCAATGATGATGTTGATAACAT GTCCGGATGTAAATGGAGTCATGTGGCAATGGCTAGGAGGAAAGCTTCTCTTGATTCTGATATAGGAAAGTCCAATGAAAATGATGCAGTGGTGGAAAAGAAGACTTCTAGATCATCTAAAACGAAGAGGGTGACAGCGAGGACAAAGAAAAAATCCACAGATGGGTCCCCTGAGGAGAACATTGATGCTTCCGCCAATGAAGGCTTAACTTCCTCTAGCGATGATTCCAAGAAGAGAACTCGAAGGACTCGAAAAAAAG TTACATCTGTATCTGCTGATTTGGAAGAAGATACGGAAGTCAAGGAAGAGAAAAAGGTTCGAAGACGAAGGAAACCTAAGGAGGAGAAGGTAATTATAGAGAATAAGGCTAGCGAAGGTGAAACAAGTGACCAAGAGGAGACTTCCTTTATTGAAAATGTGGATGATGAAAGTGATGATGACTTAGAATGGGTAAATTATGATGAAGAAGATATTAGCTATACTTATGGTTGGCCTCCCCTTGTTTGTTGCTTTGGAGCCGCACAGTATTCCTTTGTTCCTTCGGGGAGGCCAGCCAATAGGCTTATAAATCATGACATTCATGAAACAATGAAGGATGCATTGTGGAGCCCTGAAAAATTTGTTAGGGCCCCTGGTACCTCGGCTGGTAGTGTTGCCATTGCTCTTGCCAGCTTGGGTGGTAAGGTTGCTTTCATGGGAAAGCTTGGTGATGACGATTATGGTCAAGCAATGCTGTATTATATGAATGTGAATAAAGTTCAAACCCGATCAGTCCGTGTTGATAGTAGAAGGTCTACTGCTGCGTCAACGATGAAGATTGGTAAAAGGAGTAAACTGAAAATGAGTTGCGTAAAACCCTGTGCTGAAGATTGTTTGACAAAGACAGAGATAAATGTTGATGTGCTGAAAGAG GCAAAAATGTTCTACTTTAGCACACATTCTTTGCTTGATCGTAACATGAGATCCACTACACTACAAGCGATAAAGATTGCGAAGAAATTTGGAGCAGTTGTTTTCTATGATCTAAACCTTCCTATGCCGCTATGGCAATCTAGGGAAGAAACTAAAACTTTCATTCAGAAAGTATGGAATCTAGCAGACATTATTGAGGTCACTAAGCAAGAACTAGAATTTTTATGTGGGATCTCACCAACAGAAGAATTTGACACCAAAAATAACGATTGGTCCAAGTTTGTCCATTATGAACGTGAAGTGGTAGAACCACTTTGGCATGAGAATCTTAAGATTTTGTTTGTGACTAATGGAACTTCCAAGATACATTACTACACTCAGGAGTTTGATGGTGCTATTCTTGGTATGGAGGACCCTCCAATCACCCCATTCACTTGTGATATGTCAGCATCTGGAGATGGCATTGTTGCAG cTCTCATGCGAATGTTAACAGTTCAGCCTGATTTCATAACTGATAAAGAATACCTGGAGCGTAGCATCAAGTATGCAATTGATTGTGGGGTTGTAGACCAATGGATTCAAGGCCGAGTGCGTGGCTTTCCTCCGCGCGAAGATATGGATGACGTGATTCCCGACGACAATGGTATACGCTCAATTACTGAAACCGAGTACCGCACGATAAAGAGTGACCGAGAATTAGAGCCTGAGGACGCATTAGAGCCTGTTAGTTGA
- the LOC112754710 gene encoding fructokinase-like 2, chloroplastic isoform X3, with protein sequence MARRKASLDSDIGKSNENDAVVEKKTSRSSKTKRVTARTKKKSTDGSPEENIDASANEGLTSSSDDSKKRTRRTRKKVTSVSADLEEDTEVKEEKKVRRRRKPKEEKVIIENKASEGETSDQEETSFIENVDDESDDDLEWVNYDEEDISYTYGWPPLVCCFGAAQYSFVPSGRPANRLINHDIHETMKDALWSPEKFVRAPGTSAGSVAIALASLGGKVAFMGKLGDDDYGQAMLYYMNVNKVQTRSVRVDSRRSTAASTMKIGKRSKLKMSCVKPCAEDCLTKTEINVDVLKEAKMFYFSTHSLLDRNMRSTTLQAIKIAKKFGAVVFYDLNLPMPLWQSREETKTFIQKVWNLADIIEVTKQELEFLCGISPTEEFDTKNNDWSKFVHYEREVVEPLWHENLKILFVTNGTSKIHYYTQEFDGAILGMEDPPITPFTCDMSASGDGIVAALMRMLTVQPDFITDKEYLERSIKYAIDCGVVDQWIQGRVRGFPPREDMDDVIPDDNGIRSITETEYRTIKSDRELEPEDALEPVS encoded by the exons ATGGCTAGGAGGAAAGCTTCTCTTGATTCTGATATAGGAAAGTCCAATGAAAATGATGCAGTGGTGGAAAAGAAGACTTCTAGATCATCTAAAACGAAGAGGGTGACAGCGAGGACAAAGAAAAAATCCACAGATGGGTCCCCTGAGGAGAACATTGATGCTTCCGCCAATGAAGGCTTAACTTCCTCTAGCGATGATTCCAAGAAGAGAACTCGAAGGACTCGAAAAAAAG TTACATCTGTATCTGCTGATTTGGAAGAAGATACGGAAGTCAAGGAAGAGAAAAAGGTTCGAAGACGAAGGAAACCTAAGGAGGAGAAGGTAATTATAGAGAATAAGGCTAGCGAAGGTGAAACAAGTGACCAAGAGGAGACTTCCTTTATTGAAAATGTGGATGATGAAAGTGATGATGACTTAGAATGGGTAAATTATGATGAAGAAGATATTAGCTATACTTATGGTTGGCCTCCCCTTGTTTGTTGCTTTGGAGCCGCACAGTATTCCTTTGTTCCTTCGGGGAGGCCAGCCAATAGGCTTATAAATCATGACATTCATGAAACAATGAAGGATGCATTGTGGAGCCCTGAAAAATTTGTTAGGGCCCCTGGTACCTCGGCTGGTAGTGTTGCCATTGCTCTTGCCAGCTTGGGTGGTAAGGTTGCTTTCATGGGAAAGCTTGGTGATGACGATTATGGTCAAGCAATGCTGTATTATATGAATGTGAATAAAGTTCAAACCCGATCAGTCCGTGTTGATAGTAGAAGGTCTACTGCTGCGTCAACGATGAAGATTGGTAAAAGGAGTAAACTGAAAATGAGTTGCGTAAAACCCTGTGCTGAAGATTGTTTGACAAAGACAGAGATAAATGTTGATGTGCTGAAAGAG GCAAAAATGTTCTACTTTAGCACACATTCTTTGCTTGATCGTAACATGAGATCCACTACACTACAAGCGATAAAGATTGCGAAGAAATTTGGAGCAGTTGTTTTCTATGATCTAAACCTTCCTATGCCGCTATGGCAATCTAGGGAAGAAACTAAAACTTTCATTCAGAAAGTATGGAATCTAGCAGACATTATTGAGGTCACTAAGCAAGAACTAGAATTTTTATGTGGGATCTCACCAACAGAAGAATTTGACACCAAAAATAACGATTGGTCCAAGTTTGTCCATTATGAACGTGAAGTGGTAGAACCACTTTGGCATGAGAATCTTAAGATTTTGTTTGTGACTAATGGAACTTCCAAGATACATTACTACACTCAGGAGTTTGATGGTGCTATTCTTGGTATGGAGGACCCTCCAATCACCCCATTCACTTGTGATATGTCAGCATCTGGAGATGGCATTGTTGCAG cTCTCATGCGAATGTTAACAGTTCAGCCTGATTTCATAACTGATAAAGAATACCTGGAGCGTAGCATCAAGTATGCAATTGATTGTGGGGTTGTAGACCAATGGATTCAAGGCCGAGTGCGTGGCTTTCCTCCGCGCGAAGATATGGATGACGTGATTCCCGACGACAATGGTATACGCTCAATTACTGAAACCGAGTACCGCACGATAAAGAGTGACCGAGAATTAGAGCCTGAGGACGCATTAGAGCCTGTTAGTTGA
- the LOC112754711 gene encoding folate synthesis bifunctional protein, mitochondrial, with protein MGILKCLGLPRHQVFTARKYLNVSSFSCLHTAQNSSVEAHSQDEDVVIALGSNVGNRVHNFKEALKMMKKSGIQVTRHACLYETAPAYITDQPCFINSAVRAVTKLGPHELLAALKRIEKDLGRTDGIRYGPRPIDLDILFYGKYKVRSDILNIPHERIWERPFVIAPLMDLLGSASDNDTVASWHAFSSHSGGLYELWEKLGGESLIGQEGICRVMPVANGLLDWSLRTSVMGILNLTPDSFSDGGNFQSVESAVSQVRSMISEGADIIDIGAQSTRPKASRISVEEELSRLIPVLEAVKSMPEVEGKLISVDTFYSDVASEAVSRGAHLINDVSAGQLDPNMFKVIADLDVPYVAMHMRGDPCTMQSSENLKYDDVCKEVSSELYSRVRQAELSGIPAWRIIIDPGIGFSKKTEDNLDILTGLPAIRAEIAKSSFAISRAPILIGPSRKRFLGDICSRPSAVERDPATIASITAGVLAGANIVRVHNVKDNCDAVKLCDAILKHKHSAMKSRQ; from the exons ATGGGTATATTGAAGTGTCTGGGGCTGCCCAGGCATCAGGTTTTCACGGCCAGAAAGTATCTTAATG TATCGAGCTTCTCCTGTCTTCACACAGCACAAAATTCCTCAGTGGAAGCTCACTCACAAGATGAGGATGTGGTGATTGCTTTGGGAAGTAATGTAGGTAATAGGGTTCATAACTTCAAGGAAGCCttgaaaatgatgaagaagtcAGGCATACAGGTCACAAGGCATGCTTGTTTGTATGAGACAGCACCGGCATACATTACTGATCAACCTTGCTTTATCAACTCTGCAGTTAGAGCTGTTACTAAACTAGGTCCACATGAATTATTGGCTGCTCTCAAAAGAATTGAGAAGGACCTCGGGCGAACCGATGGAATAAGGTATGGTCCAAGGCCAATCGACTTAGACATTTTATTCTACGGTAAATATAAAGTCAGATCTGATATTCTCAATATACCTCATGAAAGAATTTGGGAGCGGCCTTTTGTTATCGCCCCTTTGATGGATTTACTGGGATCAGCTAGTGACAATGATACAGTTGCTAGTTGGCATGCATTTTCGAGCCATTCCGGTGGACTATATGAATTATGGGAAAAATTAGGTGGGGAATCGCTTATTGGACAGGAGGGTATATGTAGGGTAATGCCTGTTGCAAATGGCTTACTTGATTGGTCCTTGAGAACTTCCGTTATGGGCATCCTTAATTTGACCCCAGATAGTTTTAGTGATGGGGGGAATTTCCAGTCTGTGGAATCTGCTGTATCGCAAGTTCGATCAATGATTTCAGAGGGAGCAGATATAATTGATATTGGTGCTCAGTCTACGCGACCAAAGGCATCTAGGATCTCTGTTGAAGAAGAATTAAGTAGATTAATCCCTGTCCTAGAAGCTGTAAAGTCAATGCCTGAGGTAGAGGGAAAGCTCATATCTGTTGATACTTTCTACTCTGATGTTGCTTCAGAAGCAGTTAGTAGAGGGGCTCATCTTATAAATGATGTATCTGCAGGGCAGTTAGATCCTAATATGTTCAAGGTCATTGCAGATCTAGATGTTCCTTATGTTGCGATGCATATGAGGGGGGACCCATGCACTATGCAGAGCAGTGAAAACCTGAAATATGATGATGTTTGCAAGGAGGTGTCCTCCGAGTTATATTCAAGGGTTAGGCAGGCAGAACTATCAGGAATTCCAGCATGGAGGATTATTATTGACCCTGGTATTGGATTCTCGAAAAAAACTGAAGACAATTTGGATATCCTCACAGGACTTCCTGCAATCCGAGCTGAGATTGCCAAGAGTAGCTTTGCCATCTCTCGTGCTCCTATACTTATTGGACCCTCAAGAAAGAGATTTCTAGGTGACATTTGTTCCAGACCTTCTGCTGTTGAGAGGGATCCTGCTACCATTGCTTCTATAACAGCGGGTGTTCTGGCTGGAGCTAACATTGTTAGGGTGCATAATGTCAAAGATAATTGTGATGCTGTGAAGCTGTGCGATGCAATTCTAAAACATAAACATTCTGCCATGAAATCTAGACAATGA
- the LOC112754712 gene encoding uncharacterized protein isoform X1: MATVFRTPILRPPILPPRSSSSSAAAATKPSCVAFPSFRQTATRRRTTLPLTTLRFPSIPSLRFTKFAPFAFEGDTEASPQVQEPEVQLEDGAVDVEDSASHNEVSEADESEESSPLQELLQSYKEAVANNNEAIVAELESYLKSIEDEKIGLERKIASISAELSIEKDRILRISADFDNFRKRTERDRLSLVTNAQGEVMESLLPVLDNFERAKTQIKVETEGEEKINNSYQSIYKQFMEILTALGVEPVKTVGKPFDPLLHEAIMREDSTEFEDDIIIQEFRKGFKLGDRLLRPSMVKVSAGPGPAKPEQAQQEEQVASENSEALKENNGSTETESS; this comes from the exons ATGGCCACTGTCTTTAGAACCCCCATTCTCCGGCCACCTATCCTGCCGCCgcgctcctcctcctcttctgccGCCGCCGCCACCAAGCCCTCATGCGTTGCCTTTCCCTCTTTCAGACAAACTGCTACCCGCAGAAGGACCACTCTGCCCCTCACCACTTTGCGGTTCCCTTCAATTCCTTCCCTGCGCTTCACGAAGTTCGCCCCTTTCGCTTTCGAAGGAGACACCGAGGCCTCGCCTCAAGTTCAAGAGCCTGAGGTTCAGCTTGAG GATGGTGCTGTTGATGTAGAGGACAGTGCTAGCCATAATGAGGTTAGTGAGGCTGATGAAAGTGAGGAATCTTCACCCTTGCAAGAGTTACTGCAATCTTACAAAGAAGCGGTAGCTAATAATAATGAAGCCATAGTTGCTGAGCTGGAATCATATTTGAAGTCCATTGAAGATGAGAAAATAGGTCTTGAAAGGAAAATAGCTTCGATATCTGCAGAGTTATCAATAGAGAAGGATAGGATTCTAAGGATTAGTGCAGACTTTGACAATTTCCGGAAGAGAACCGAGAGAGATCGCCTTTCTCTGGTCACTAATGCACAGGGGGAAGTTATGGAGAGCTTGTTGCCTGTATTGGATAATTTTGAGAGAGCAAAAACTCAGATCAAGGTGGAGACAGAAGGAGAGGAGAAAATAAACAACAGCTATCAGAGCATATATAAACAGTTCATGGAAATTCTTACTGCACTTGGAGTTGAACCAGTTAAGACAGTTGGAAAACCCTTTGATCCATTG CTACATGAAGCAATTATGCGCGAGGATTCAACTGAGTTTGAGGATGACATCATAATCCAAGAATTCAGGAAAGGTTTTAAACTTGGTGACCGACTTTTGCGACCATCAATGGTGAAGGTATCAGCTGGTCCGGGACCTGCAAAGCCTGAGCAAGCACAGCAAGAGGAGCAAGTCGCAAGTGAAAATTCTGAGGCTCTTAAAGAAAACAATGGTAGCACAGAAACAGAGTCTTCTTGA
- the LOC112754712 gene encoding uncharacterized protein isoform X2: protein MATVFRTPILRPPILPPRSSSSSAAAATKPSCVAFPSFRQTATRRRTTLPLTTLRFPSIPSLRFTKFAPFAFEGDTEASPQVQEPEVQLEDGAVDVEDSASHNEVSEADESEESSPLQELLQSYKEAVANNNEAIVAELESYLKSIEDEKIGLERKIASISAELSIEKDRILRISADFDNFRKRTERDRLSLVTNAQGEVMESLLPVLDNFERAKTQIKVETEGEEKINNSYQSIYKQFMEILTALGVEPVKTVGKPFDPLARKPVGSKFNQLFQTLNQAYSGFMKTWIRF from the exons ATGGCCACTGTCTTTAGAACCCCCATTCTCCGGCCACCTATCCTGCCGCCgcgctcctcctcctcttctgccGCCGCCGCCACCAAGCCCTCATGCGTTGCCTTTCCCTCTTTCAGACAAACTGCTACCCGCAGAAGGACCACTCTGCCCCTCACCACTTTGCGGTTCCCTTCAATTCCTTCCCTGCGCTTCACGAAGTTCGCCCCTTTCGCTTTCGAAGGAGACACCGAGGCCTCGCCTCAAGTTCAAGAGCCTGAGGTTCAGCTTGAG GATGGTGCTGTTGATGTAGAGGACAGTGCTAGCCATAATGAGGTTAGTGAGGCTGATGAAAGTGAGGAATCTTCACCCTTGCAAGAGTTACTGCAATCTTACAAAGAAGCGGTAGCTAATAATAATGAAGCCATAGTTGCTGAGCTGGAATCATATTTGAAGTCCATTGAAGATGAGAAAATAGGTCTTGAAAGGAAAATAGCTTCGATATCTGCAGAGTTATCAATAGAGAAGGATAGGATTCTAAGGATTAGTGCAGACTTTGACAATTTCCGGAAGAGAACCGAGAGAGATCGCCTTTCTCTGGTCACTAATGCACAGGGGGAAGTTATGGAGAGCTTGTTGCCTGTATTGGATAATTTTGAGAGAGCAAAAACTCAGATCAAGGTGGAGACAGAAGGAGAGGAGAAAATAAACAACAGCTATCAGAGCATATATAAACAGTTCATGGAAATTCTTACTGCACTTGGAGTTGAACCAGTTAAGACAGTTGGAAAACCCTTTGATCCATTG GCACGGAAACCAGTTGGCTCGAAATTCAATCAACTTTTTCAAACGCTTAATCAAGCTTATTCAGGTTTCATGAAGACCTGGATTCGTTTTTAA